The Scatophagus argus isolate fScaArg1 chromosome 12, fScaArg1.pri, whole genome shotgun sequence genome includes the window AGACTGCACAGAACTGGACTTGAATCTTATAGAAGAGAACTGACCACTCCTTGGTTCTCCCAGTATGATGGCCGCATTCATATCCATGTTAAGCACACCTGTAGGCTTTGTGCACTCTTCTGGCACAGTCCTCAGGAACCTGCCGCCCTCCTGAGGCATCTGGCCAGAGTTCATGATCAAGAACCAAGCTATTAAAAAAGCTAATATCAAATCACAATGTTATAGAGTAGTGTGCATGAGCAAATAAACCAATTTTTCATGCACTAAGAATTTTGGCAAATATTTCATATTGATGCAAGTCTTAATTTGTGTTAACCATTGGTACACATTTTTACATCCTTGCATTTCCTCATCAGAGAACGCTGTGTACATGAGGAAGTAAAATGTGCTTAACATATCTTGTTAAATGATTAAAAGCTAATAGTTTAATGAGATAGAGGTAAGGATTCTTCAGTGTTCCATCAGATGTACTTTTATATTTCATTCTCTTAATCTGGGAATAATTTTTTGAAGATGTTGAAGGCAGACAAAGTGTTGAGATCAAAGTCTAGATCAAAGTATTATTTGAGTAGCCCAAACAACATTATACTGATTTGTACTTAAATGCTTTCCAGTAGGTTTAACAGGATACATTCCAGGATTTCATTAGTTCCTTAAACATCTCATGGACTGTCAAATATGCTAAGGACACATCATCTTTTACTGCTGTTCTGTGGTtaaacagcagtaaacacaaacaatggCAGTGTGTCCTTTGGGAATAACTGTACATCATCAAAGAGAACCTTttcttgtagttttttttttttttccctcaattGCTTGAGCATCAACACACCTTGTCAACATTAATACTGATGATGCTGTAAACTGACCATGCCTTAAGCTTAAAATACAGAATTTGTGATGCTCTGGTCTTCATTTAACAGCCAGACGTTTTTGCAGTCTACATTTGCGCTTATCCAGATATTTTTGAACAAATGGCACATGCACTATAATAGTCAATTTAATAATTAAAGTGATGCTGCAGCTGGACTCCATAGGGCACAATGTGTAATGTACTGTACAGGGGTTAGACTGAGTACACACATGCCAATTCTAAGTGTACATGACAAAGGCGATAGTGATGAAGATGATTTGGTGGCCTTtcataaatgatttttttttttttttcagatagaAATATTCCTGTTGCACAATTTATGtacaaataaaatttaataGAATgctatttttttcccaaaaggTGTCTTGtcttccattaaaaaaataatttagacatatattaaaatgaaagagtACATCATAGCCAGGAGATTGTTCAATTATTATGACACCCAGTGGCTGGTAACTTGAACTCTATCTTGATAACAATTACATAATCTTGTAGGGGAATAAATAGGTTAGATTTTTGAAAACAGTCaacagtgaataaaattaaaaaccgACCATAAAGTTCCGTATTAATATGCGCAGACTTGTTACACATAAGACAGTTGAGTGACTTTGTGAAATGTTCCGCCGTGGAAGGTGAGGGCGCTCCTTCCAGTCCACTGATGCTTATTCAAAGActgacaccccccacccccaaccaaCAAGCCACTTCCTCTTTTGTCTAATTTCATGGCGATCGGGAGAGAGGGAACACCACCGACGCACGCACACTGTCTCAGCACTCTTGAAAGAGTTTATCCGGGGTAAATAACTGGCAGTTTTTGCAAGATTCAGTCACTGGGTTTCAAAGTAGTCCTACTTGAATTGAGTCATGTGTGCGATTCAGCTTTCCCTGTagaatttatatattttttggctTCTGGGTCAGTTATTTCACATTGTAGCGCCACTCGCTGATAACAAATCGGACGAAATGGGCTCCCCCACCGCTTGCATCTCTCCCACATACTCAGCGGCACGCTAGTTAACGGCGGTggctagctaatgttagcaatgCTGCAAACGCCTCATAAGTGTAGCTACGGGCGTGTATTTGTGGACACACTTTATAACTTAGTGCATTCCAAATAACACCAAATGCTGTATATGTTCAGGGGTAGCACGAATTCGtagttttcaaatgttttccacTTAAAAGTCctcaagtgtttgtgtttggattaGCTAGCCAAGATCGGCTAGTTAGCTGCCGTGCTAGTTAGCCTTCGCTCCGCTCGCGATTCAGAAGTTATTGTAAGCTAAACTACTTCGGGAAGATTATGCTAATTGTGGTATATTCATAATATAAGAAGAGCTAGATAACGACATTTGCATGGAACATAAACATGTTAGCCACCATTCGGTGACCCGATCATTCTCGATAGCCGAGACACGGGTTTGCTAGCACCATAAAATAGTTAGCTACATAACGGTAACTTGGCTGCTAACGTGGAGTTCCCGAACTATTGATATTTCCATTATTAAGTTATCGTCAAAATTAGTTTCTCATACTGCCAACTAATGTTGACTGGTACCAGCAGTGTTTAAGTGCACTGTGGAACAGAGTGGCATTATCGTCGTAAGCTAAAATAAAGTTGACCACAAAGTTGTATACCGTGATCGGCAACTTTACCAGATTAAACAGTAGATGAAGTGTAAAAGCAAAGTGATAGAGTATCATCCTGTAAGGGTCAATCCTGAAGAAGCTTTTAGtacagtttatttacatttgaaaacacgCCAAGGGATCTACATAACAATAACTATATTTTACTgacttgtgtatgtgtatacaaCATATATTGATAACATGGAGTTACTCTGTGATACCATCCGTTTGACATTTCATAATCTAAAATGTATGTCCCCTTTCTTTGTTTACAGTCTAAATTAAGTTGTCAAACCTACTGGCACAAAGGACATTGTTCTCCAGgtgagtgtctgtctgcagtctgtcactgaagaaaTTCTGCTTTTACCAGCCTTCCAGGGTTAATTTCATGAACTTAACTTTTGTCCAAAATTGGGAGTAGTTGATTTCCAACCTGAATTGCTGCTGATTTTCAACACCAAATTCAGTTCTCCCAATTCCTTTTAAAGTTTTAGCTCTTAAATTATTAAGTCATTCCAATGTGTGGAAACATGAACAAGtgaactcttttttttattatttttaatattctttCTTTACTGGCTGTTTTTGCTGTATGTGTACAGGTGAAACTTCGTGGACATCGTTAAAGGAGCTCCTTAGCACTTGGATCTGTTCTTCTCTGTCCCAGGTTCAGACTGACTGGTCTATGGCTCTgatggacaaacacaaacaggtcaAGCGGCAGAGACTTGACCGCATTTGTGAGGGTGAGATTTAATAAGTGCTCACACAAAAAGTAAGATTTAATATGAAGGATGATGATTACGATTTAGGTTTATTTggttatttgaatattttaattcaTAAAGTATTCAAATTAAACTTTATTATACTAGCCTGATTCTAAAAAGTTGGGACACAATGTAAAGCATATATGAAAATAGTACAGAGTggtttttaaaagtgttcttGACCCTATGTAGTAATATCTTTAATACGGTTGTGTATTTCAAATCTCTCCCCATCGCTACTTGTGAAAAAGCCTTTCAAATATGCCACTTTCATGCTCTTATATCATaatactatcacctgttaccaagTAGCCTGTTCACTGGTGAATTTGGTGTTTTTGAGCAGTAGACAGTTTCCCCAGCCTTTTCTTGCCCCTGTTTTCACATCTTTACCAATAACAATGAAATTGAATTCGTAAAAACATTAAGAATACATGTACTGTTTTCCCTGAGTATATGTGAGAAAGGATTAGAACTCTGTGATACCCCTACAGCCAGACAGTTAAGCCTGATTGtcaaaaaaataatctttaataCCTTATTGCTTAAGTTATGTGATTTTTAGTCTGTCAACATGTGGACACCACGCCGTTTTTAGCTTGAGCCTGCAATTGCTAACAGTGCAGGCCAATGATAGTGAGGACAGATATCCTTTACAAAGTTTTTGCATTCTTTGAAACCATCTTCATGTTTTGTTCGTGTAATTGTAATATTTAATTGTTATTTTGAACATATTACCCAAGTATTCTAAGAAGATTATGGTTTTGATAAAGTTCTTTTGTGTTATGGTGGTGAAAGGTAAATAGCTTGCTTCTCTTTGGTGCTCTTTACCTGAAGTACTCATGTTGTAAAAACACCAaactttattgtattttttacctCGTCTCAGTGCATTTgagagtggaggaggtggtctttgtgaatttttttgttaaaaggGTATGCAGGGAATGTGCACATGGAAGATTTGTACTGTATTCCATATTGAAGATAATGGAAAATTAGTATGTTTTTACACGTAGTCAGAGCTGGTACAGTGCAGTTTTCTATACAGTGTTTTGAGCTGTTGTGGAGTGGAGTGTAGATGATGGAGATCAGACATAATGGTGTGCTAAAATGGAGGGAACTGTCTGGAGAGTCTCTGGAGACgggtgagagggagaggacaaGGTGAAGGGTCGTGGCCGCAACTACAGGGAAACAGACCAGCTGtctctttaaaaaacaacaacagcccaAATGACCCTAGGCCTCAGCCTGGGCTATGCTAATGAGGTTAGTGCTGGTTGGCTTGTCCTGAATGAAGCCGTCTGTGATTGGAGGCTGGTTATGGGGGAGGGGCTGGGCGTGGATGACAGCTGGGATTCAGCCAGCCAAGagcaggctgacagagagagggaggaaaaaaagagcgATAGAGGGAGAGCAAGgcaagagagaggaagacaggcTCACAGACTTCAAAATGCAAGGTTAGGCACGGTGCTcatgtattttcttctttggcatgtgttttttaaatttgtgaacTGGGGCTTGAAGGGCGGGTTTGGGTGtagagcagctgtgtgtgcgcggttttcctttttattttctgcgtGTATTTGTGTTGTCGTAGCCGTTAAAAAGGAACTGaataatggtgtgtgtgtgtgtgtgtgtgtgtgtgtctagctGCGTTTGGGTGGAGTACCGTTGCTTGCTGCATTATCATCGTTCACTGCCCCTCCCCCTCACCTCTTACTCCTCCAACTGCAGCCGGAGGGAGTGAggggaaagaaagggagagggagggagaatgaatgaatcactGAATGAATTGTATTGTGTGTGCGGCCATGCTGGCGCGTAGTAGGCCTCGGGTATGCCTATGTCCTTTGACTCAAATTACTGTATGTGTAGTGctactttttttatttctagaaCTACTTTTTCAGAGGGTGTCTTTGTGACAAATCCCTTCCGGGTTTTCTCCATAGTAACAGTCTCTTTGTGCTTCCAGCATGTAGCAGTAGGCCTGGTAGCATTCTTGAGCCATCTGCAATGAATATGGATCACACTGCAAGATGGAGTGCAATAGattgtacatttttaatagGGCACCAGGCTTTCTTCTTTGGCTGTGTGCATATCATGCATGTATTGGGAAATTCTCAGACGTCAGAGAAAGTGttcacaaatatttgttttccacCTTAGGCTACCAGCTCCCTTACCTCGTCTGTAATCTCAGCATTACCTTCTACGTTGTCTCCAAGTAAATGTTTTAGCTAGACACACTCCCCCCGCCCTGGGACACAGACACCTGTCATGCAGCAGGGACAGAATAGTGTGTAGTGGTGCATATGTGGGGTTAGCCCAAGCCaagagttggtgtgtgtgtgtgtgtgaaagagagagagagacttaaaTGCTATTTGCAAATACAAATTTCACCTAACCTAACACCAATGCATTGGAAAAgatgtgacatttattttgttttgtgactgatttgtttttgacatGCAGCATTTTCTTTGTTGGCAAAATGGTAAATGGCTATGGTGCACATGGGCCAAATGTGCAGATGATTGCCAGCagaaatgtatgtgtatgtgtgtttctgtatgtctgAAGAAAGGGGCGAACAAGAAAAATAGAAAGGAGGGACTCTTCCAGACAGGAGAATTTAGGTCATGACTCAGATCCCCTCATGtacccccaccacctcctctctgaGACCCTGCAGTTTTctccacccctcccccctcccaccACACTCCATCACCTCTTCCCCTCCCCCCCCATGGCAGGTCAAGTTCCCAGACTTACGACTTAATCAAAATTGCTCTCCGTCATTAACCAGAATCTAACCTCCCCCCCATGAGGAGTCCTGAGTCGAACAGAGATGGAGTGATGAAAATTAGATGGTGTATATTGATTCCATGCATTCCTAAACAGTGCTGGAGTTCAATACTGAATATGTCAAGCTCCATGTCCCATCACAGATTTAGATCACTTTTGTAACCAAAGAACACTCTGAAGGAaaatacacttacacacattaGGTGGTAGTTCCCTCCGGGTGTTTGTGGAAATGTGTTGGAAAAGGCAAGTCATAAAAGTCGGAGTTATTATTGTCTAAGGGTTGTGGCACTTAACTCCTTTTAACTTTAGCCATATGTGCAAGGGGATTTTGTATGAGAATTTGATGACATTTGGTAGTCCAGACTGTCGAGTCACTAGTCTGAAATTTAACCGTACTTGTTCTGAAATGCAAGCCACTTGTAGCTGTATACTCAGCGTGTTATCAAGTTGTCATTGCAGGAAGACTGAgatgaaaatgtgcattttttcccccagattCACAATGATCATTGAATATTTAACCTCTATTATGTGTTGGTTATGTCCAACAATCAACATTATTTTCTTCCCACTGGACTCAGGTATCCGACCCCCCATCCTGAACGGGCCAATGCACCCACGGCCCCTGGTGGCCCTTTTGGACGGGCGTGACTGCACTGTAGAAATGCCCATTCTCAAAGATGTGGCCACAGTAGCCTTCTGTGATGCCCAGTCTACACAAGAGATTCACGAGAAGGTAGAGCCAATACACCCACAGAAGTCCACATCTCAGCTGTACCCTAAAAAAATGCTGACTCTTTGATCCAATTCAGCAGAACTGTCTCCACCAAACAGCCTGGAAATTTAGGTCTAATGTTTTTATATaatgcatgtgttttatgtAGGTGCTAAATGAGGCAGTGGCTGCCTTACTCTACCACACCATCACACTGTCCAGAGATGACTTGGAAAAATTTAAAGGTCTCCGCGTAATTGTCAGGATTGGCTCTGGCTTTGACAATGTTGATATCAAAGCAGCTGCTGAGCTAGGTAAGTGGTggattttaaatatattttcagaaaCAAGTGATCAACAATAAGTTAAGGCATGAAATGACACCCAGAGTGGCTAATTCTTTTCATCCTTTGTACCCGTCAGGCATTGCCGTCTGTAACGTGCCCGCGGCCTCGGTGGAGGAGACAGCCGACACTTCGCTATGTCTGATTCTCAACCTTTACAGGCGAGTTACCTGGATGCACCAGGCCCTCAGGGAGGGAACCCGTGCCTCAAGTGTGGAACAGATCAGGGAGGTAGCCGGTGGTGCTGCTCGCATCCGGGGTGAGACCCTGGGTATTATTGGTCTAGGTAAGTAGAGTATATCATATAGCCAGGTATTTAAGTAGTGATAAGTAAACACTTACTTAAAGCAGATTTTGTGTTCGTCTTATTGACTTATAATGgaacaaaaattatttttcaaacaaacagtaTACTTTAGGTCTGTTTGGTATTTATACTTGTGCAGTGGCTGTTATTAACCCTACCATTTAccgtttctttttctcttccaggGCGTGTTGGCCAAGCAGTGGCTCTGCGGGCTAAGGCCTTTGGTTTTGGTGTGATCTTCTATGACCCCTACCTGCCAGATGGCGTGGAGCGTTCACTGGGCCTGCAGCGCATGGCTACCCTGCAGGACCTGCTCATCcactctgactgtgtgtccCTGCACTGCAGCCTCAACGAGCACAACCACCACCTCATCAATGACTTCACCATCAAACAGGTGTGTGGATTTTTCTCCTGAGTATGCAAAGtgcattttgtcttttgcaAACAAATTTTGTCTGTACTCTAGTGCTGCAACTAACAATAAGTTTGCATTACAGATTGACTTGtgaattattttcacaattaatcaattggtctttaaaatgtgaaaaatgttaatCACAATTCCAAAGGGACATCTTCAgcttgcttcttttgtccaaacaaCAGTCTGAAAATCCTAGTCATTGCATTTAAGAAGCTTGAAACACCAAAGGTTTGAGGTTTTTTGAGGAGCTGAGCCATACCGTCAGTGAGACACCAGCACAGGAAGATAAAAGCAGCATGTCCCTAAATGACTCCAGAACTtagctgtattttatttatttgtttgttcattcatttgtttgattctgtatttttatatcaaaTCGTGTGATTGatcctgtctgttttctgcatGAGAGAGCCCTAATCCTCACatctcatttttcctcttgcTTTCAACTTGGCCTGAACCTTTGCTCCCATATTATAGGATTGTTTGTATAATAGATTGAAAGAGTAAGAACTGCATATATTTGTGCCAGATTATTTTTGGCGATTCTGTTATATTTTGCTGCAGACTGAAGTTGTAGCCTTCTCTGACATAGTCTACCACTGTTTAATTTGAAGTAGTTTAATTACTGTGGTTTAATCACACTGTTGCTGACTCTCATACAGATGCGTCAGGGAGCCTTCCTGGTGAATACATCAAGAGGTGGCCTGGTTGACGAGAAAGCATTGGCTCAGGCCCTGAAAGAGGGCCGGATACGAGGGGCTGCCCTGGATGTCCATGAGACGGAACCTTTCAGGTAACCACGATGGACAAGTAAAATCAATTGCTGCACATGATACACAGCCTCATTACTCTGCTCTGTACCAACTTTTCCgctttttaacagtttttcaACAGGCCCACTAAAGGATGCCCCTAATCTGATCTGCACTCCGCACACATCCTGGTACAGTGAGCAAGCATCTGTGGAGGCTCGTGAGGAGGCAGCCAGGGAGGTTCGCCGTGCCATCACTGGTAAGTAGGGTTGGGCCATtgtcaaaatattcaaaatggtTTTGGATATGCAGTCAGACACCAGACTGGACTGGTATGCCGACTTTTACCAGTAGGTGTGGCACCTGACTCAGCAGCCACTTCAGTTGAACCCATAATTAGAAGCATAGCATCACCAAACCTTATCAGGTCAActcagcggttagggtgttggacccgtaaccggtggatcgctggttcgattccccgtcccggtgtccatggctgaggtacccttgagcaaggtacctaacccccactgctccccgggcgctgcacgcggtcgcccactgccccgggtttgctgtgtgtgtgtacacgtcacttgggtgggttaaatgcagagaacaaatttcattggagtgagttccctccaatgacaagatatgtcactttcctttccttccttccttcctgtgacgtatcatgtttgtgtttcttccaACAACTGTTTAACGtaacttttgttcttttgacaataacatcaaaataatcagtaaaataaaacttcGTCCTAGTGCAACTTCAGAAAAGATGACAGTAGCTACATTTCTAGTGCGCGTAGGAACCTTtcaagtcagtcagttttctgCTGCATTCAGTATATACTCTTAAGTCGTTTTCCGACTTCTGAAGCCAAAAGTGACCAATAGAATGCCTCCGAAGGCAGAATTCCAACTCGTCAACTCAGTCGTCCTCACAGGACACCGAGTTTGCCAACAAGGATGGCTGCCCAGAACATctactgtaaatacaaaactgtggttttgcatgtttttcgCACTTTCgtgtttttttgtgtccaatttaGTAAGCCATCTGGAGTTATGACTTACAAGTACAAATCAAATGCAGGGTTCCACATAGTGTTCctttaaatgtttcacaataaaagccttgttaaTAAAATTAAGTGTCTTAGTCCACTGAACTATTTGAGGGCTTTTACTTTGAAGCAGGAAGAGTTGCTTTGTCTTAATGTAATGCAATAACTTTATCAAGGCAAACAGAGCAAATCAAAACAAGGCCTCTTGCCCAGGTATTTTAGTGTGTAACATAACATTAGAATGAAAGTCTTTTCTTGTGAGCGTTGGTTAAGTGCCAAGTTGTGGCACTGAGTTAATGGGCTTTGCCGTGGCTTCTGATTAACTGTTAGCTGCATGGTGCTAGCTCTCTCCAGCTATACCTGAAAAAATGCTGCACCCATTATGATTGGACTATAAAGCTGAGGGATCGAGTTCCCAGTCAGGAGCAGCACCCAGCTGCTAATCGTGACCTTTCTCTAGCATAACATGAAttacttaaaatgacagaaaacatctttggggaaaatgtatttgatgtgtactttgagttttagTTTGGTCAGAGTCCCCTCTGCTAAAATGGAGGGGGCggggtttatgacctgtactggcATCGTTTGCCAGGGGGCAATCAAAgattttttcacttttgaggAGCTCTCGTGCCATCCATCTTTGTCTACAGTCAGTGTACCCAACTGTACCGGTAAGACCATTTTACAAAACAGTATCAAAACTGTTGCTTCACTTCAATTAATTGGTTAGTACAGTACAGACAGGAACAGCACAAAtctaatgttttcatttttgaatcaCCGATTTGCTTTGAGCCCTGCAAAATTCGTGATGTTTCTGATGATTGTAGTGTAATTATtttactgactgtgtgtgtataaaagcTTAAGTGTTGGTGGGTGATCTGTTACCTAACTTGATTGCAGTATATGATACTCTTTAGCAACTCCTTTGGACGTAGAAAACTACAGTCGAAAGTTAAGTAAAAATGTGTCTATAATATTTCAGAGCCCAACATGGCATAATTAGATTGCTTTTTCTGCCTGGCCAACGGTCTGCACAGat containing:
- the LOC124068023 gene encoding C-terminal-binding protein 1 isoform X1, which codes for MKPSVIGGWLWGRGWAWMTAGIQPAKSRLTERGRKKRAIEGEQGKREEDRLTDFKMQGIRPPILNGPMHPRPLVALLDGRDCTVEMPILKDVATVAFCDAQSTQEIHEKVLNEAVAALLYHTITLSRDDLEKFKGLRVIVRIGSGFDNVDIKAAAELGIAVCNVPAASVEETADTSLCLILNLYRRVTWMHQALREGTRASSVEQIREVAGGAARIRGETLGIIGLGRVGQAVALRAKAFGFGVIFYDPYLPDGVERSLGLQRMATLQDLLIHSDCVSLHCSLNEHNHHLINDFTIKQMRQGAFLVNTSRGGLVDEKALAQALKEGRIRGAALDVHETEPFSFSTGPLKDAPNLICTPHTSWYSEQASVEAREEAAREVRRAITGRIPDSLKNCVNKEYLMAASQWPSMEAATVHPELNGATYRFPPGLINVAAAGGLPGAGGGVESLVSGTLAHGIAPVSHPPHAPSPKAEADRDIPSDQ
- the LOC124068023 gene encoding C-terminal-binding protein 1 isoform X2; its protein translation is MALMDKHKQVKRQRLDRICEGIRPPILNGPMHPRPLVALLDGRDCTVEMPILKDVATVAFCDAQSTQEIHEKVLNEAVAALLYHTITLSRDDLEKFKGLRVIVRIGSGFDNVDIKAAAELGIAVCNVPAASVEETADTSLCLILNLYRRVTWMHQALREGTRASSVEQIREVAGGAARIRGETLGIIGLGRVGQAVALRAKAFGFGVIFYDPYLPDGVERSLGLQRMATLQDLLIHSDCVSLHCSLNEHNHHLINDFTIKQMRQGAFLVNTSRGGLVDEKALAQALKEGRIRGAALDVHETEPFSFSTGPLKDAPNLICTPHTSWYSEQASVEAREEAAREVRRAITGRIPDSLKNCVNKEYLMAASQWPSMEAATVHPELNGATYRFPPGLINVAAAGGLPGAGGGVESLVSGTLAHGIAPVSHPPHAPSPKAEADRDIPSDQ